The segment ACGGCAAAGTTCTACATCTTCGCTGCATCTCTCGTAACGTTAGCTCGCTAACGGCAACGACTCCAATGTTGTTAACAAATGTTGCCGTTCACGAAGTCGATATCGCTCGCTGGTTACTTGGTGAAGAGTTTGTTTCTATGACTACAGTTGCAATGAAGCGCAGCAAATATGCCAATGACCAACTGCAAGATCCACTAACTGTTTTAGCGCACACCGAATCTGGCGTGTTGATGACAGTTGATATCGCCGCCAATAGCACTTACGGCTATGAAGTCCGCATGGAAGCGCTTATGGAGAATGGCTCACTTGAGATCGATAACTTAGGTGGAGTTTCAATCTCATACGATTTCAACTTACCGCCACGCACTCATGGCAAGTTGTACGAAAACTGGATGGGTCGCTTTGAGCAGGCATATATCAACGAACTAACCGCTTGGGTTGGATCAATTAAGACCGGCGTGCGTCATCCAGATCTAGCGACAGCTAATGATGGTCTTGCATCATCAATTGCTTGCGAAATGGGAGTTGCTTCGCTTAAGTAATTTAGCGAGCGTTATGACTGCTGCTGCATAGACCAGAGCGTCCAAATATGTGTTCGCACCGTTAGCGGTTGACGCATGATTTGTACGATCTGGAAAGCAACATCATCTGGGCGCAAGTAACTAGCAAGTTTTGGTTCACCCGCTGTACGTCCAGCTTCAATCGCAAATTGAGTATCTGTTCCGGCAGGACATACCAACGCTACGCGCACACCTTTTTCGCGAAGTTCGCGATCGAGTCCGCCTGCAAAACCAACCTGTGCATGCTTAGTACCAGCATAAATTGATTCATCTCCGCCGCCACGGAAGCCTGCAACTGATGAAACCATGATGATATCGCCAGCTTTTTTAGCAAGCATCGTTGGCAGAGCCGCGCGAACAATGTGCACGCTTCCTTCGTAGTTTGTGCGCATCATGCGATTTACTTCATCATCGCTGTAATCAAGGACTGATCCATACATTCCAATGCCAGCGTTAGGAACAAGGCAATCAATAGTTCCGAATGCATCTAACGCCTTCTTTGCAACAGCGCGAGCAACATCTGGAATCGACGAATCTCCCGCTAAATATGCAGCGTTATCGGCGCCAAGTGAGGCAACCATCTCTTGAAGCTTTGCTTCGTTGCGCGCATTTAGAACTACTTTGCAACCTAACTCAACGAGTTGCTTTGCGGCTGCAGCACCGATTCCGGTTGTTGCGCCAGTGATTACTACTACTGAACCTTTGATATCTCTTAGTTGATAAGTCATGCAGGAATACTAAGACAGGTCACAGCTAATTTCTAGAGGGCATCCATAAGGGTAATAGTCTCGCCGAAGACATAGTTCGGGCCAATCGCCTGCCATGCCTTGCTGTTTTCGTTGACCATGTGGGCATCCCAAGATGGGCGATCGCTCCAGATCTCCCAGACATTTACAACATCTGGCTTTTGAGTATCGCGGTAGATATCAATAAATTCGCAACCAGCCTCAGTTCGGATAACCGCGATATGGCTCTTGAGTTTTGAAACAAACTCATCAAATTGGCCCGGTTTAACATTTACTTCAACGAATAGAAAGACTTTGCTCATAGCCGAACGTTATCCCTTTTCAGGATGAATAAAAAGAAAAGCCTTCCGGTGTGAAAGGCACCGAAAGGCTCATCTCGTGCGCGCGAAGGGATTCGAACCCCTAACCTTCTGATCCGTAGTCAGATGCTCTATCCGTTGAGCTACGCACGCTTAATTGGTAGTGAAGTTGAATAATACCCGCTTTTGATACATCACCCAAATGGGCTAAAACCCTTATAGACAAGCGTAAAGGGCGCCCGATTACTCGAGCGCCCTTTACGTTATTGCTTACTTATTAGCCAACTTTCTTTACTCGCCCATCAAGTACAGGAAGTTGTGTGACCTTTCCGGCGGCCATATCTGCCTTCAGTGCATCTACAAATACATCAAGTAGCGCTCCGTAGACCTTCGCCTTTGCAGGTGAGAACACTTCCAGATATCCATCTCCACCGTAAATGATGAAGTCAAGAGTTGTAAGTGTGTATTCCTTGCTGTCTTTAGCAATTGCAGTTCCATCAAGCTTTGTTACTTCAACGATTCGGCTACCTACTGGCTTTGAAGAATCGAATGAGAACTTGATACCTGAAACTTGTGGGAAGCGACCATCGGCTGGATAGTTTCCGCCAACGCCATTCTCCAGCGCCTTCCAAAGATTTGTGCCTGTAACAACAGTTGTTGCTACCTGGTTACCGAATGGGTAAACAGTTAACGCATCACCAAGAGTTACATCCAGTGGACCAGAGCCTGTGCGAACAAGTGCTGTGTTAGCTGGGATGTAGGTCTTGGCTGGGAATGTATCGCGGATACCGCCACCATTTGTGATTGCGATATCTGTCTTGTACTTAGCGCGTAGCAAGTCAGCGATGTAATTACCCATTGGGTTCTCACCTGAACGTTCAACCGCTGGAGTACCTCCGCGTGGGAATACTGCGGATACTTGACCGATCTTTACATCAAGCTTTCCTGTTAGTTGATCTTTGTACTTCTTAACTAGCGCAGCACCTGCTGTGTCCTGAGTTGTTACAGTACTTACAACTCCAGTGTTTATCGTTGGCGCCGCAGCCTTTAGTACGTGCTGCAATGAAGATCCAACAACTTTGCCAGCCTTTAAGCAGATCTGTGATCGTGTGTACTCAACGCCTGCGTTACGCGTTTGGCCAAGTAGTACCGGTGTAGCATTACGAGCTGTCGAAGGAATCAAGGTTGAGAAAGTTTGGTGGCTGTGGCCACCGTAAATAGCATCTGCACCCTTAATCTCTGCAGCAAGGTTGTTGTAAAGACCCTTCGCTACGCCATCTGAGTTCTCAGTCCAACCCTGGTGGATCAAAACTGCCACTACTTCTGCACCTGCGGCGCGGGCTTCGGCTACAGCCTTATTGATTCCAGCCACGCCTGGTTCGATTTGAATCGTCTTCTTAGCGCCTGCTGAATCCTTGTAATCCAGGTTACCTGGGAAAACTTGTTCAATTGTTTCAGGTGTATTTGCTCCGACTACGCCAATCTTTACGCCACCGCGTTCAATGATTGTGTATGCCTTTGCTTCTTTGGTACCTGACTTAAGAACCTTTAGTGACTCATCACCATAGTTTGCAGTGACCCACTGGAAAGTTGATGCGCCAATTACTTTCTGAACGTGCTCAAGGTTGCGGTCGTGTTCGTGATTACCAAACGCTGAAACATCGAGCTTGATTAGGTTTAGAGATTCGATGGTCGACATCTCTTCAAACTCAGTTGAAATAGGTGGCGCTGCACCGATGTTGTCACCTGAAGACAGCGCAACAGTTGCTGCAGATGCCTTGCGGTCTGCATCCCAGTTGCTAGCGAGCAGCGCTGTACCAAATGAGTTACCAACTTCGATTGCACCGTGTAAATCACTTAGCTGAAGTAATTGCACATTCTTATTGCTAGATGATGCAACCTTCGCCAATTGAGCAGCGGTGTAGCTAGTTGTTGATGCAGTTGGTTTAGAGAAACCGTAAGCATTTACTGCCTGAACAACTGGAGTACCTGCAGGTTGACCAACAACGACCGGCATCAAGACGATATTGCCGCGCTTCTTTGCTGGAACAAAGACTGGACATGATCCGGCGCCAGCCGAAACAACATATCCAGTAACTGCTGGAGTTACATCGTCAGCGGGCGTCCAACGAACGACTATGCCTGTTGAGCCGAATTTAGAAGTGACAGATGTCGGTGCATTTGGCAGCGAGTATGTTGCCGCTTGTGCTGTGGGTACTAGTAATGAAACCAATAGGGATGTGGCTAGAGCTATAGAGCCCAAGCCGAGAATTTTGCTAAATTTAATATTCATGGGCAAATTTAAGTACCAGTTACGGTTTTTTATGCAATGGAATGGTTACAAAATAGTGGCTATTAGGTTAACTTTTTGCGATTCGAATTAACTCATCCCTATTAACGACCTTCAGGCGGGGTTTGCCCAACGGCTCTCCCGCCGCTACTTCAGCGGCATTAATTGCCTCCCAATGGGACTGCGAAATGACTTTGGTCGCGGGCAAAATATCTGCGATATCGCCACCGTTTTTTGCACCCTTTAAATCTTCAACTAATAACTTCATGACATCTGCAGCATCTGATTTATTTGTGCCAATTACACCTGATGGTCCGCGCTTTGCCCACCCAACTACGTACATGCCTTCATTTACGCGGCCCTCGTTATTTACAACTTTCCCGCGCTCGTAAGGAATGCCAGGGATGCTCGCTGCTTCATAGCCAATTGCAGTGATAACTAACCCGCAGTTAATACTAAATCTCTCATCACTGCCGGTTTTTTGGAAAATAACTTCTTCCACTTTTCCATTTCCTTTAAATTCAACAGGTGTAGCAAGGAATTGAAACTTCATTGTGCGGTCGTGGTTTGTCGCCTCTTTTTCAGAGATCAACAACATCGCATCAAGATTGCTCTTGGTGTCTTTCTCGATCTCATCCCCTGCTCGAGAAATCGCGGCTTCGATATCCGAATTAGCCATCAAAACGTTGGTGTGCTCTAACTTCGGAAGTTCGCGAAGTTCAGGAGATGTAAAGGCAGCATGTTCTGGTCCGCGGCGAGCGCTAATCACAACTTCGCGGATCGAGGATTCTTTAAGCACTGCAATCGCGTGATCTGCAGTATCCGTTGGGTCTAGCTCACTTGGTTCAAGCGCCAACATACGCGCCACATCCATGGCCACGTTTCCGGCACCGATCACAACTGCAGTGGTGCAATTTAAATTAATTTTGAAATCTGCAAAGTCTGGGTGTGCGTTATACCAAGGTACAAAGTGAGCCGCAGATATCGATCCTGGTAGATCTTCTCCAGGAATGCCAAGCTTTTTGCCCACTGCTGAACCTGTTGCAATAACAACTGCGTCATACATTTCGTTTAACTGCTCGATCGAAACATCGGTGCCAAGTTCAACGTTGCCAAATAAGCGGAAGTTTCCAGCGGTAGCGATCTTTTCAAAGACTTTCGCCACCGTTTTGATCTTTGGATGATCGGGTGCCACACCACTGCGAACCAATCCCCATGGGGTTGGTAGGCGTTCAATCATGTCGATGGAAAATTGCAGATCATCGGTCTGCAGATTCTGAAGTGCTTGCGCCGCAAAGTAGCCGGCCGGACCTGCACCGACGATCGCTACTTTGTAATTTTGCATGTGCCTATTCTATTCATGGCTACTGGCATCTCTGTACATTTTTAAGGTTTTTATGTACACTTTATTTATGAAGTCATTTCCCTTAACCGATGCTCGTCGTGAGTTGCCCACGCTCGTGGATAAATCAGCGAAAGAGCCAATTCTTATCACTCGCCATGGTGAGGAAGCTGCAGTGCTGCTCTCTCCCTCAC is part of the Candidatus Planktophila lacus genome and harbors:
- a CDS encoding Gfo/Idh/MocA family oxidoreductase translates to MSDIRVGIIGVGIMGAGHARYLTEHVDGAVVTALFDLDGPRMDALAKELSAKSGATINQHGSVEALVSDSNVDAVIICSPDGLHPEHLTLSINAGKHTLCEKPLAPKSADAKKVADLANASGLNITLGFMRRFDPSYIELKKEIQSGKYGKVLHLRCISRNVSSLTATTPMLLTNVAVHEVDIARWLLGEEFVSMTTVAMKRSKYANDQLQDPLTVLAHTESGVLMTVDIAANSTYGYEVRMEALMENGSLEIDNLGGVSISYDFNLPPRTHGKLYENWMGRFEQAYINELTAWVGSIKTGVRHPDLATANDGLASSIACEMGVASLK
- a CDS encoding SDR family NAD(P)-dependent oxidoreductase encodes the protein MTYQLRDIKGSVVVITGATTGIGAAAAKQLVELGCKVVLNARNEAKLQEMVASLGADNAAYLAGDSSIPDVARAVAKKALDAFGTIDCLVPNAGIGMYGSVLDYSDDEVNRMMRTNYEGSVHIVRAALPTMLAKKAGDIIMVSSVAGFRGGGDESIYAGTKHAQVGFAGGLDRELREKGVRVALVCPAGTDTQFAIEAGRTAGEPKLASYLRPDDVAFQIVQIMRQPLTVRTHIWTLWSMQQQS
- a CDS encoding putative quinol monooxygenase: MSKVFLFVEVNVKPGQFDEFVSKLKSHIAVIRTEAGCEFIDIYRDTQKPDVVNVWEIWSDRPSWDAHMVNENSKAWQAIGPNYVFGETITLMDAL
- a CDS encoding 5'-nucleotidase C-terminal domain-containing protein codes for the protein MNIKFSKILGLGSIALATSLLVSLLVPTAQAATYSLPNAPTSVTSKFGSTGIVVRWTPADDVTPAVTGYVVSAGAGSCPVFVPAKKRGNIVLMPVVVGQPAGTPVVQAVNAYGFSKPTASTTSYTAAQLAKVASSSNKNVQLLQLSDLHGAIEVGNSFGTALLASNWDADRKASAATVALSSGDNIGAAPPISTEFEEMSTIESLNLIKLDVSAFGNHEHDRNLEHVQKVIGASTFQWVTANYGDESLKVLKSGTKEAKAYTIIERGGVKIGVVGANTPETIEQVFPGNLDYKDSAGAKKTIQIEPGVAGINKAVAEARAAGAEVVAVLIHQGWTENSDGVAKGLYNNLAAEIKGADAIYGGHSHQTFSTLIPSTARNATPVLLGQTRNAGVEYTRSQICLKAGKVVGSSLQHVLKAAAPTINTGVVSTVTTQDTAGAALVKKYKDQLTGKLDVKIGQVSAVFPRGGTPAVERSGENPMGNYIADLLRAKYKTDIAITNGGGIRDTFPAKTYIPANTALVRTGSGPLDVTLGDALTVYPFGNQVATTVVTGTNLWKALENGVGGNYPADGRFPQVSGIKFSFDSSKPVGSRIVEVTKLDGTAIAKDSKEYTLTTLDFIIYGGDGYLEVFSPAKAKVYGALLDVFVDALKADMAAGKVTQLPVLDGRVKKVG
- a CDS encoding FAD-dependent oxidoreductase, whose translation is MQNYKVAIVGAGPAGYFAAQALQNLQTDDLQFSIDMIERLPTPWGLVRSGVAPDHPKIKTVAKVFEKIATAGNFRLFGNVELGTDVSIEQLNEMYDAVVIATGSAVGKKLGIPGEDLPGSISAAHFVPWYNAHPDFADFKINLNCTTAVVIGAGNVAMDVARMLALEPSELDPTDTADHAIAVLKESSIREVVISARRGPEHAAFTSPELRELPKLEHTNVLMANSDIEAAISRAGDEIEKDTKSNLDAMLLISEKEATNHDRTMKFQFLATPVEFKGNGKVEEVIFQKTGSDERFSINCGLVITAIGYEAASIPGIPYERGKVVNNEGRVNEGMYVVGWAKRGPSGVIGTNKSDAADVMKLLVEDLKGAKNGGDIADILPATKVISQSHWEAINAAEVAAGEPLGKPRLKVVNRDELIRIAKS
- a CDS encoding type II toxin-antitoxin system Phd/YefM family antitoxin — encoded protein: MKSFPLTDARRELPTLVDKSAKEPILITRHGEEAAVLLSPSLYEKMLDAMEELEDIAAYDAAKARREDSTLWQDARKELGLV